A stretch of Candidatus Omnitrophota bacterium DNA encodes these proteins:
- a CDS encoding DUF1667 domain-containing protein encodes MTKNMICIECPKGCSLSVDIEDKKIVKVRGARCPKGILYAASEIENPTRIFTTTVLAEGLSLKLVPVRTNKPISKKDLYRAMEEVRKVKIIKPTKAGDTIIENFLVSGVSLIATREAV; translated from the coding sequence ATGACAAAGAATATGATCTGCATAGAGTGCCCGAAAGGCTGCAGCCTGTCTGTGGATATTGAGGATAAGAAGATCGTAAAAGTGCGGGGCGCGAGATGCCCTAAGGGCATTTTATATGCGGCCTCAGAGATCGAGAATCCTACGAGAATATTCACCACTACTGTGCTTGCGGAGGGGCTTTCCCTGAAGCTCGTTCCTGTAAGAACGAACAAGCCCATTTCTAAAAAAGATCTATATAGAGCTATGGAAGAGGTGAGGAAGGTAAAGATAATAAAACCCACCAAGGCGGGCGATACCATCATCGAGAATTTCCTCGTATCCGGTGTCAGCTTAATAGCTACCAGGGAAGCAGTTTAA
- a CDS encoding RNA polymerase sigma factor: MPDISNELVMKASQGDVAAFEEIYKAMSTFVYNVAFRITNNRDNADEVTQDVFVKVYDNLRNFGFRSSFKTWIYRITANTAINYSKSKAKYERGKVEYDPVVHDVQIQGDVRSELDRADSEKRISSLLDLLDPDQRACIVLREIEGFDYQSIADTLHININTVRSRLKRAREKLMEAGRKG; this comes from the coding sequence ATGCCGGATATATCTAATGAACTTGTTATGAAGGCGTCTCAGGGTGACGTGGCTGCTTTTGAAGAGATATATAAGGCCATGTCTACCTTCGTATATAATGTTGCATTTCGCATAACCAATAATCGGGATAATGCGGATGAGGTCACGCAGGATGTATTTGTCAAAGTTTATGATAACCTCAGGAATTTCGGGTTCCGCTCATCGTTCAAGACCTGGATCTACCGCATTACCGCCAATACCGCGATCAACTATTCAAAGAGTAAGGCAAAGTATGAGCGCGGCAAAGTGGAGTACGATCCGGTAGTGCATGATGTGCAGATTCAGGGCGACGTGAGATCGGAGCTCGACAGGGCCGACTCCGAAAAGAGAATAAGTTCTCTTCTGGATTTGCTCGACCCGGACCAGCGGGCCTGCATCGTCTTGAGGGAAATAGAAGGGTTCGATTATCAGTCGATAGCGGATACGCTGCATATAAACATAAACACGGTCCGTTCCAGGCTGAAGAGAGCGCGTGAAAAGCTTATGGAGGCGGGTAGAAAGGGGTGA
- a CDS encoding DNA-directed RNA polymerase, which yields MAYQGGGFGGAPREMHKATCAECKKECEVPFKPREDRPVYCKDCFSKRKDAGR from the coding sequence ATGGCATATCAAGGTGGCGGGTTCGGCGGAGCGCCGAGAGAGATGCACAAGGCGACGTGCGCCGAGTGTAAGAAAGAATGCGAAGTACCGTTTAAGCCCAGAGAAGACCGTCCTGTCTATTGCAAGGATTGTTTTTCTAAGCGCAAGGACGCAGGCCGTTAA
- a CDS encoding family 10 glycosylhydrolase — MLKKRIVFCILCALFTFSSLAECEDDFRRGLFVSVIQDPPVLSSRRDIGKLIVFARSARIKTLSVQIYYANKAWFPSKIADSSPYQECLKNLSEDPLALLIKEAHANGIEVYAWMNMLSLGANKDAVFLKKYGPDILTRNLKKKRALRDYKIDNQFFLEPGDLRVREELLGVLGEVLSAYPGLDGVLFDYIRYPDKDPVYGYTPMNIERFKKATGNKTIDESSKVWKDWKRDQVTEVLRLLVDRARKARPSIKISATGCMPYSRAYLEAFQNWPSWIDRGLVDYVTVMNYSPHPDEFEQWIVKAKLKTADFKKVNIGLGAYKLVLWPDTFKQEFRICQKSGAGGFVVFHYGSLLENPALSDFLIKDRK, encoded by the coding sequence ATGTTGAAAAAAAGAATCGTATTCTGTATTTTATGCGCGCTCTTTACCTTTTCTTCCTTAGCTGAATGTGAAGATGATTTTCGCCGCGGCCTTTTTGTTTCGGTTATACAGGATCCTCCTGTCCTTTCCAGCCGCCGGGATATCGGCAAACTCATCGTCTTCGCCAGAAGCGCCCGGATCAAAACCCTTTCTGTGCAGATCTACTATGCCAATAAAGCGTGGTTTCCCTCCAAAATCGCGGATTCCTCACCGTATCAGGAATGTCTAAAGAACCTTTCAGAAGATCCGCTGGCTCTTCTTATTAAGGAAGCTCACGCAAACGGGATAGAAGTGTACGCCTGGATGAACATGCTGAGCCTGGGCGCTAATAAAGACGCTGTGTTTCTTAAAAAATACGGCCCTGATATCCTTACGAGAAATCTGAAAAAGAAGAGAGCTCTTAGAGATTATAAGATAGATAATCAGTTTTTTCTGGAACCGGGAGACCTGCGGGTCAGGGAGGAGCTCTTGGGTGTGCTCGGCGAAGTGCTTAGCGCCTATCCCGGCTTAGACGGCGTTCTGTTCGATTACATCCGCTATCCGGATAAAGATCCGGTATATGGTTATACACCGATGAACATTGAGCGTTTTAAAAAAGCGACCGGTAATAAAACGATCGATGAGTCGAGCAAGGTTTGGAAAGACTGGAAACGCGATCAAGTGACAGAGGTTCTCCGATTGCTTGTAGATAGAGCGCGTAAGGCGCGGCCAAGTATTAAAATATCCGCTACAGGCTGCATGCCGTATTCACGCGCCTATCTTGAAGCCTTTCAAAACTGGCCGTCCTGGATCGATCGCGGGCTTGTGGATTATGTTACGGTGATGAATTATTCACCGCATCCGGATGAATTTGAGCAATGGATCGTGAAAGCTAAATTGAAGACCGCAGATTTTAAGAAAGTTAATATCGGACTCGGAGCCTATAAGTTAGTGCTCTGGCCCGATACATTCAAGCAAGAGTTCCGGATCTGCCAGAAATCAGGCGCCGGTGGTTTCGTAGTTTTTCACTACGGAAGCTTGCTTGAAAATCCTGCCTTAAGCGATTTCCTGATAAAAGACCGCAAATAG
- a CDS encoding periplasmic heavy metal sensor, translating into MSRKICGSLAVAVIAAVVLLQSGVYAEEAGNAAQNTAKKEAHFNKMSEELQLTPQQKEQLAKEKEEFGSRSKDLREKIQAARTGLKTELEKPAPDKAKVDGLVAEIKNMVGQQIQNRVDKVMAMKQILTPEQFNKMKASMKEHKQNKHEKHGDKSDPACTI; encoded by the coding sequence ATGAGTAGAAAGATCTGTGGAAGTTTGGCAGTGGCAGTGATCGCGGCAGTGGTTCTTTTGCAATCCGGTGTATATGCCGAGGAAGCCGGGAATGCCGCGCAGAATACGGCGAAGAAGGAGGCCCATTTCAATAAAATGTCTGAGGAGCTCCAGCTTACGCCTCAGCAGAAAGAGCAGCTTGCCAAAGAAAAGGAAGAATTTGGCTCAAGGTCAAAGGATCTCAGGGAAAAGATCCAGGCGGCTCGTACGGGCCTGAAGACAGAACTTGAGAAGCCGGCGCCTGATAAGGCTAAAGTGGATGGCCTGGTAGCCGAGATCAAGAATATGGTCGGCCAGCAGATACAGAACAGGGTGGATAAGGTCATGGCTATGAAACAGATCCTGACCCCTGAGCAGTTTAATAAGATGAAGGCTTCCATGAAGGAGCATAAACAGAATAAGCATGAGAAGCACGGTGATAAGAGCGATCCAGCCTGCACGATTTAG
- a CDS encoding zf-HC2 domain-containing protein translates to MKCERARELMLTDHMDGELNAKGQREMREHLRVCTECGNFEKLAREDAARPFALAGKEKPPAYIWEGIKEKIALSEAGARAGIFANVVEVIRQIFSSILRIPKPIAAFAAGAMILIAILAAVSGSQSRALDEYLNEQASFLARLDAGQANGTSMFDTDIATGMENIL, encoded by the coding sequence ATGAAATGCGAAAGAGCACGGGAATTGATGCTGACCGATCATATGGACGGGGAATTGAACGCCAAGGGCCAGCGTGAGATGAGGGAGCATCTGCGAGTATGCACGGAGTGCGGCAATTTCGAGAAACTTGCGCGTGAAGATGCCGCCAGGCCTTTTGCTCTTGCAGGAAAAGAAAAACCTCCGGCGTATATATGGGAAGGCATAAAGGAAAAGATCGCATTATCGGAAGCCGGCGCCAGGGCGGGAATATTCGCAAATGTGGTGGAGGTTATACGACAGATATTCTCATCCATATTAAGGATACCAAAGCCGATTGCGGCGTTCGCCGCAGGCGCTATGATCCTTATCGCCATATTGGCGGCCGTTTCTGGGTCCCAGAGCCGTGCTCTGGACGAGTATTTGAATGAGCAAGCCTCTTTTCTGGCGAGACTTGATGCCGGCCAGGCCAACGGAACCAGTATGTTCGATACAGATATCGCTACAGGTATGGAAAATATCCTATAA
- the glpK gene encoding glycerol kinase GlpK → MAKYILAIDQGTTGSRAIIYNKKGRKVSSAYQEFPQHFPRPGWVEHDPHDLWNSVNDSIQRALAKAPHASISAIGITNQRETTIMWDRKTGKPAHNAIVWQCRRTQDRCEGLKKRPRMTEFFRKKTGLPIDAYFSATKIEWMLNNVPGLRARAKRGEICFGTADSWILWKLTGGKAHATDYTNASRTMCFNIGEFKWDEEILKKFRIPRQILPEVKKSSGMFGRTVRIGRLQEGIPICALAGDQQAALFAQTCFEPGTMKSTYGTGSFVLMNTGKKRPVSKHGLITTIGCGANAEPVYVLEGSIFTAGAAIQWLRDGLKILKHASESGAMAASVANNAGVYFVPALVGLGAPYWDQKARGAIFGITRGTHASHFVRAALEAICYQTKDVVDAMQKDSKLKIRSLKVDGGAVVNDLLCQFQADILGIDVVRPKVIEITSLGAAYLAGLAVGYWKDTREIKRCWQADRVFVPKMAKKTASSLYAGWLEAVKRTLTV, encoded by the coding sequence ATGGCAAAATACATTTTAGCGATAGACCAGGGTACCACGGGAAGCCGCGCCATAATCTACAACAAGAAAGGGCGTAAGGTCTCCAGTGCTTATCAGGAATTTCCCCAGCATTTTCCACGTCCCGGCTGGGTGGAACACGATCCTCACGACCTGTGGAACAGCGTCAATGATTCAATACAGAGAGCGCTTGCCAAAGCACCCCATGCTTCTATATCCGCGATAGGCATTACCAATCAGCGTGAGACCACGATAATGTGGGACAGGAAGACCGGGAAGCCGGCCCATAATGCGATAGTGTGGCAGTGCAGAAGGACCCAGGACCGCTGTGAAGGGCTTAAGAAGAGGCCCCGGATGACGGAGTTCTTCAGGAAGAAGACGGGGCTGCCCATCGACGCGTATTTCTCCGCAACTAAGATCGAGTGGATGCTGAATAATGTGCCGGGCCTGCGCGCCAGGGCTAAGAGGGGCGAGATATGTTTCGGCACGGCCGATTCGTGGATATTGTGGAAGCTGACGGGCGGTAAAGCGCATGCGACCGATTATACGAATGCCTCCCGTACAATGTGTTTCAATATCGGCGAGTTCAAATGGGACGAGGAGATACTTAAGAAATTCAGGATCCCGCGGCAGATCCTTCCCGAAGTTAAAAAATCGTCAGGTATGTTCGGCCGCACGGTGCGCATAGGGCGCCTCCAGGAAGGCATACCCATATGCGCGCTTGCCGGAGATCAGCAGGCAGCGCTCTTCGCCCAGACATGCTTCGAACCCGGCACGATGAAGAGCACTTACGGCACGGGATCTTTTGTCCTTATGAATACGGGAAAGAAGAGGCCCGTCTCGAAACACGGGCTTATTACGACGATCGGTTGCGGCGCCAATGCCGAACCCGTCTATGTCCTGGAGGGTTCCATATTTACTGCCGGCGCGGCCATACAATGGCTGAGAGACGGGCTAAAGATTTTGAAGCATGCTTCGGAGTCTGGGGCGATGGCTGCCTCGGTCGCAAATAACGCGGGAGTCTATTTCGTTCCCGCGCTCGTCGGGTTAGGCGCGCCCTACTGGGATCAGAAAGCGCGCGGCGCCATATTCGGTATCACGAGGGGCACACATGCGAGCCATTTTGTGCGCGCCGCTCTCGAAGCCATATGCTACCAGACGAAAGATGTGGTCGATGCCATGCAGAAAGATTCGAAGCTTAAGATAAGGAGCCTGAAGGTCGACGGCGGCGCGGTAGTGAATGACCTGTTGTGCCAGTTCCAGGCGGATATACTCGGTATTGATGTCGTAAGGCCAAAGGTGATAGAGATCACCTCGCTTGGCGCGGCGTATCTTGCGGGCCTCGCTGTCGGTTACTGGAAGGATACTCGCGAGATAAAGAGGTGCTGGCAGGCCGATAGAGTATTTGTTCCAAAGATGGCGAAGAAGACCGCGTCCTCGCTCTATGCCGGCTGGCTAGAGGCCGTGAAGAGGACGCTCACGGTATGA
- a CDS encoding PilZ domain-containing protein: MENIDINRRKYPRYDTEMEVYFKVRYDINIRVEFHVIESHHDSNVPSKYFGLCNNVSVEGLLVVSKKHLIRDDLLMLEVYDPIMKNPVKMEGQVRWSEKCPGPSKEYDMFYTGIQVVTVNDRTVIDSIYFDRRHQIVWSAILESLFGNFETLKKYPILRGAKQE, translated from the coding sequence ATGGAAAATATTGATATTAATAGAAGAAAATATCCCAGGTATGATACTGAGATGGAGGTCTATTTTAAAGTCAGATACGATATCAATATTAGAGTCGAATTTCATGTTATTGAGAGCCATCATGATAGCAATGTGCCGTCTAAATATTTCGGACTGTGCAACAATGTCAGTGTTGAAGGCCTGCTCGTCGTTTCTAAAAAGCATCTGATAAGAGACGATCTTCTTATGCTTGAGGTCTATGATCCGATAATGAAGAATCCGGTTAAGATGGAGGGTCAGGTCCGCTGGTCTGAAAAATGTCCCGGGCCCAGTAAGGAATATGACATGTTTTACACGGGCATCCAGGTTGTCACGGTGAATGACAGGACTGTTATCGATTCCATCTATTTTGACAGGAGACATCAGATCGTGTGGAGCGCGATATTGGAATCATTATTCGGTAATTTTGAGACTCTTAAGAAATATCCGATCTTAAGAGGGGCGAAACAAGAATAA
- a CDS encoding NAD(P)/FAD-dependent oxidoreductase, protein MRYYDVCIVGGGITGTAIARELSRYDIKIALLEKEAELAFGVSKSNSGIIHPGTQNPPNSLKGKLCVQGNLLARKLARELSIDLKEVGELIVAFNKEETSRLSQLKEDGKALGVPGLKIVNKAWLRKHEPNLSHDVIAALYSPSACVISPYRWVYNFAENAVMNGVEIYTETKVTEITPEKPGFKIRTSGKTFSARFVINAGGLYADDISGMVGVDDFKIRPRKGEEFLLDKKREHLTKHLIFPLPSKASKGILVIRTSDGNPMIGPTSEDVEDKEDLSTTAAGLKKVLANAKRLVPSINENDIIAYFAGLRPAAGDDFIIRHEDKVPGFINVAGIQSPGLTAAPAIALMVTGILKKHGLGMKKKRIFNKYRKEEAHLFSDRLLKKAGRLIKEDPEYGDIVCRCEMVSAAEVRRAIARGARTLDGIKFRTRAQAGRCHGSFCTTRLMKILSGQMKIPPSSVTKRGKGSEIVKEDRSGDK, encoded by the coding sequence ATGAGATACTACGATGTCTGCATAGTGGGCGGAGGCATAACAGGCACCGCGATAGCACGTGAGCTTTCACGCTATGATATAAAGATCGCTCTCCTCGAGAAAGAGGCAGAGCTTGCCTTCGGCGTATCGAAATCTAATAGCGGCATTATCCATCCCGGCACTCAGAACCCTCCAAACTCTCTTAAGGGCAAATTATGTGTCCAGGGCAATCTCCTGGCGAGGAAATTGGCCAGGGAGCTTTCGATCGATTTAAAAGAAGTGGGAGAGCTGATCGTCGCTTTCAATAAAGAGGAGACCTCGCGGCTTTCGCAGTTAAAAGAGGACGGCAAGGCGCTGGGAGTCCCGGGGCTTAAGATCGTAAATAAAGCCTGGCTAAGGAAGCATGAGCCGAATCTGTCGCATGATGTAATAGCGGCGCTTTATTCTCCGAGCGCCTGCGTGATAAGTCCTTACAGGTGGGTCTATAACTTCGCCGAGAATGCTGTGATGAACGGCGTCGAGATATATACCGAAACTAAGGTCACGGAGATTACGCCCGAGAAGCCCGGTTTTAAGATAAGGACCTCAGGGAAAACATTTAGCGCGAGATTTGTAATAAATGCGGGCGGACTCTATGCGGACGATATATCGGGTATGGTAGGAGTGGATGATTTTAAGATAAGACCCCGTAAGGGCGAAGAGTTTCTTCTCGATAAAAAGAGAGAGCATCTAACCAAACATCTCATATTTCCTCTGCCTTCCAAGGCATCCAAAGGTATACTCGTTATCAGGACTTCCGATGGTAATCCTATGATAGGCCCGACATCGGAAGACGTTGAAGACAAAGAGGATCTTTCGACCACCGCCGCGGGATTAAAAAAGGTGCTTGCCAATGCGAAGAGGCTGGTACCCTCGATAAATGAAAATGACATAATAGCCTATTTTGCGGGCTTAAGGCCTGCAGCAGGAGACGATTTCATCATTCGGCATGAAGATAAAGTGCCGGGTTTTATTAATGTAGCCGGCATACAGTCTCCGGGGCTCACGGCCGCGCCTGCTATAGCGTTAATGGTGACCGGCATATTGAAGAAGCACGGCCTTGGAATGAAGAAGAAGAGAATTTTTAATAAATATCGCAAAGAAGAGGCCCATCTTTTTTCGGATCGCCTGCTTAAAAAGGCTGGGCGCCTTATTAAAGAAGATCCTGAATATGGTGATATTGTGTGCAGATGCGAGATGGTATCCGCCGCAGAGGTGCGCAGGGCAATAGCTCGAGGGGCAAGAACGCTCGACGGGATAAAGTTCAGGACCAGGGCCCAGGCAGGCAGATGCCATGGCAGTTTTTGCACGACGCGGCTTATGAAGATACTCTCCGGCCAAATGAAGATCCCGCCCTCTAGCGTGACGAAGAGGGGAAAGGGCTCAGAGATTGTAAAGGAAGACAGATCAGGTGATAAATAA
- a CDS encoding AMP-binding protein: MINSMVKTLLKNITIKDILETINKRYGNKTALRIKNEDGSFREISYTKLGRRVVSISSVLINLGIKKGDRIAIFSENRPEWAAAYFGIIGCGGIILPLDVKLTDPEVRFILNDSQAKCIFVSGKYIETIDRLRESLTHLKNIILFDKSPRTDIIQLNKLRPHRGKERDRPIYPEDTAIIVYTSGTMGLAKGVELSYKNLLFQVLEFSEIIRATPKEKLLSVLPLNHMLEITGGLIAPLYAGSCVTYCDTLKTGTLLPLMRETGTTAIISVPLVLKLIHSGIMKKVAKLSPFRQKVFKTLLSTSAFLLKFKIRAGRLFFRSLHKEFGGRLHTFISGGAPLDTDIEIDMNALGFRILQGYGLTETAPVISVNTFKDNRFGSVGKPLPGVEVMILKEKNTDTEGEILTRGPHVMKGYFRNPEKTAETIRRGWFHTGDLGYLDKDGFLYISGRIKNMIILGGGKKVFPEEVESVMGHSPYIKEICVSARTAGRGLRKGHEEVYAIIVPNLELFGQENMVSKEEITGKISSEIARLSKNLAAYKRIMSFDVSYEELPKTVTKKIRRDLILVSPLLRSDIS; this comes from the coding sequence ATGATCAATTCAATGGTAAAGACCCTTCTCAAGAATATCACCATAAAAGACATCTTAGAGACGATCAATAAGAGGTACGGCAATAAAACGGCCCTCCGGATAAAAAATGAAGATGGTTCTTTCAGGGAGATCTCTTACACAAAACTGGGGCGGCGTGTCGTCAGCATCTCTTCCGTCCTTATCAACCTGGGCATAAAGAAAGGTGACAGGATAGCGATATTCTCCGAGAACAGGCCCGAATGGGCGGCCGCATACTTTGGAATTATAGGCTGCGGCGGCATCATCCTCCCATTGGACGTGAAATTGACCGACCCGGAAGTCCGGTTCATCCTGAATGATAGCCAGGCAAAATGCATATTCGTAAGCGGCAAATATATTGAAACGATAGACCGTTTAAGAGAATCCCTGACGCATCTTAAGAATATAATACTTTTCGACAAGAGCCCGCGTACCGACATAATACAGCTAAATAAATTGAGGCCTCACAGGGGAAAAGAACGAGATAGGCCGATATATCCCGAAGACACCGCGATCATAGTCTATACATCCGGCACTATGGGCCTTGCCAAAGGCGTTGAGTTAAGTTACAAGAATCTGCTCTTCCAGGTGCTCGAGTTCAGCGAGATCATACGCGCGACCCCTAAAGAAAAGCTCCTTTCCGTCCTGCCGCTAAATCATATGCTGGAGATAACCGGCGGCCTTATAGCGCCGTTATACGCGGGTTCATGCGTCACCTATTGCGACACTCTGAAGACCGGTACGCTCTTGCCATTAATGAGGGAAACAGGAACCACGGCGATCATCTCTGTTCCCCTCGTTCTTAAGTTGATCCATTCGGGGATAATGAAGAAAGTCGCAAAATTATCTCCTTTCAGGCAAAAAGTCTTTAAAACACTGTTGTCCACATCGGCTTTTTTACTCAAATTCAAAATAAGGGCAGGAAGGCTATTCTTCCGCTCATTGCATAAAGAGTTCGGAGGCAGATTGCATACTTTCATCAGTGGAGGCGCGCCTCTCGACACGGATATCGAAATCGATATGAATGCTCTCGGCTTCAGGATCCTGCAGGGATATGGCCTTACTGAAACGGCGCCTGTCATATCTGTCAATACCTTTAAGGATAATCGATTTGGCTCTGTCGGTAAACCGTTGCCCGGCGTAGAGGTTATGATACTGAAAGAGAAAAATACCGATACCGAGGGAGAGATCCTGACCCGCGGGCCCCATGTAATGAAAGGTTATTTCAGAAATCCTGAAAAGACCGCGGAGACGATCAGGCGCGGGTGGTTTCATACCGGAGACTTGGGCTACCTGGACAAAGACGGGTTTTTGTACATATCAGGCAGGATAAAGAACATGATAATATTGGGCGGCGGTAAAAAGGTATTCCCGGAAGAAGTCGAGAGCGTTATGGGCCATAGCCCATATATAAAAGAGATATGCGTATCGGCCAGAACGGCCGGCCGCGGCCTTCGCAAAGGGCATGAAGAAGTTTACGCTATTATAGTACCTAACCTTGAACTTTTCGGGCAGGAAAATATGGTTTCGAAAGAAGAGATAACCGGTAAGATATCATCTGAGATCGCCCGTTTAAGTAAAAATTTGGCAGCATATAAAAGGATAATGAGTTTCGATGTATCTTATGAGGAACTGCCCAAAACTGTTACGAAGAAAATAAGGAGAGATCTTATTCTTGTTTCGCCCCTCTTAAGATCGGATATTTCTTAA
- a CDS encoding alpha/beta fold hydrolase, protein MKRCEKRDILYRQWGSTSPRAVVLMVHGLGGHSNNWEFVAKFLIEHGIASYSIELKGFGNTEGVKGHIDSLNTYIKDVRRLYSIIKREHRRLPVFIAGESMGGLIGFLTVIKKPRLFRGLVCMSPGFASSLKFSLVEYIKMISARFYNSKKQFLMPFTNEMCTRDPECKKIMDNDKLEHKFATPRLLHSILMGQLSSRLFKHKVRTDTLFLLAGADTFVSSDASKEIFKGIRFEHKEMIEYPEMRHSLTMELGREKVFVDLLRWLNKRI, encoded by the coding sequence ATGAAACGATGCGAAAAGAGGGATATTCTTTACAGGCAGTGGGGATCTACCTCTCCGAGGGCCGTGGTATTAATGGTGCATGGCCTGGGCGGCCACAGCAATAACTGGGAGTTCGTAGCGAAGTTTCTTATCGAACACGGCATCGCATCTTATTCGATTGAGCTCAAAGGTTTCGGCAATACAGAAGGAGTGAAAGGGCATATAGATTCTTTGAATACATATATTAAGGATGTCCGCCGCCTTTACAGTATAATAAAGAGAGAGCATAGAAGGCTCCCCGTCTTTATCGCAGGCGAAAGCATGGGCGGCCTTATAGGGTTTCTCACGGTTATTAAAAAACCGAGGCTCTTCAGGGGGCTCGTATGCATGTCACCCGGGTTTGCCAGCAGCCTGAAGTTCTCCCTGGTCGAATACATCAAAATGATCTCGGCACGTTTCTATAACTCGAAGAAACAATTTCTGATGCCCTTTACCAATGAAATGTGCACCCGTGACCCGGAATGCAAAAAGATCATGGATAACGACAAGCTCGAACATAAGTTTGCTACGCCCCGCCTTCTTCATAGCATACTCATGGGGCAACTCTCCAGCAGGCTCTTCAAGCACAAGGTGAGGACCGACACCCTGTTCCTGCTTGCCGGCGCCGACACATTTGTAAGCTCTGACGCGAGCAAAGAGATATTCAAAGGGATAAGATTCGAACATAAAGAGATGATCGAATACCCGGAGATGCGCCATAGCCTTACGATGGAACTCGGAAGAGAAAAAGTTTTTGTCGATCTTCTCCGATGGCTGAACAAGCGGATATAG
- a CDS encoding FAD-dependent oxidoreductase, which translates to MINKDLVIVGGGPAGMAAAIAARESGIKDILLIERDQYLGGLLNQCVHTGFGLDYFKEILTGPEYADRFIQKIRKIPGIEISLRSFVVRLRPDKTLTYLKPGGLFTVRPKALIMATGCRERTREMIHIPGTRPAGIFSAGLAQKLINIEGFLPGKSVVIIGSGDIGLIMARRFTMEGAKVKAILEIQPRTSGLARNVVQCVEDFDIPMYFNHKVLKIFGRDRVESIIAAKVDDKMDVIPGKEFTIECDTILLSVGLIPENELIEMAGVAIDKRTNSPVSKTVNETSMPGIFVCGNAFKVYDYVDSVTADSELAGKLAAGYIRGRI; encoded by the coding sequence GTGATAAATAAAGATCTTGTCATAGTCGGCGGCGGGCCGGCGGGCATGGCGGCGGCCATCGCGGCGCGTGAGAGCGGAATAAAGGATATCCTTCTCATAGAACGCGACCAGTATCTGGGCGGGCTGTTGAACCAGTGCGTACATACCGGTTTCGGGCTCGACTACTTTAAAGAGATATTGACCGGGCCGGAATATGCCGATCGTTTCATACAGAAGATAAGAAAGATACCCGGCATAGAGATAAGCTTGCGGTCATTCGTCGTGCGCCTTCGGCCGGACAAGACCCTTACATATCTTAAACCGGGAGGCCTTTTCACCGTACGGCCTAAAGCCCTGATAATGGCCACCGGCTGCCGCGAAAGGACACGCGAGATGATACATATCCCGGGCACAAGGCCCGCAGGCATATTTTCCGCGGGGCTCGCTCAGAAATTGATAAATATCGAAGGGTTCCTGCCGGGCAAATCAGTTGTCATAATAGGTTCCGGAGATATTGGCCTCATAATGGCTCGACGGTTTACGATGGAAGGCGCGAAGGTAAAAGCGATATTGGAGATACAGCCGAGGACCAGCGGACTGGCCCGGAATGTGGTCCAGTGCGTGGAAGATTTTGATATTCCCATGTACTTTAACCATAAAGTGTTAAAGATATTCGGCAGGGACAGAGTGGAAAGTATTATTGCGGCGAAAGTCGATGATAAGATGGACGTGATCCCCGGAAAGGAGTTCACGATAGAGTGCGATACCATCCTGTTATCGGTTGGGCTTATACCTGAAAATGAGCTTATAGAGATGGCAGGCGTCGCAATAGACAAGAGAACTAATTCTCCGGTCTCAAAGACGGTAAATGAGACATCGATGCCCGGCATATTCGTCTGCGGCAATGCCTTCAAGGTATATGACTACGTGGATTCCGTAACGGCCGACAGCGAATTGGCAGGAAAGCTGGCTGCCGGATATATAAGGGGCCGCATATGA